A stretch of DNA from Pyxicephalus adspersus chromosome 5, UCB_Pads_2.0, whole genome shotgun sequence:
ATAGAGGTGAGACTAGGGAAGATAAAGACAGTCAACATACATTTggtgcctgctgtcactttatcAAGACTTGTAACTAAAATCTCTTACATTATCTGTGCTTAAAATACTACCTGATACTAGCAGGAAcaacaaataatagaaataatcaCAGTATAACAACACCCAAGAGAAATTAACCGCAAGTTTAAAGAGCAAGCAGTGAGGTGCTTACGCCATCACCACTCACAGTTGATATAGTGATATCAAAATTACATGTATAATGCTAAAACAACCCtagactaaacagaaaaaatggtgTCCCACCTTACTAAGCCAATCACTTTCACGTCCTTTAATGCGAGGAGACTCTAGGGTATTTCCTTTGGTGGGACAATTTCGCCTATTGACTTCCTACCCCCGGATATCTTTAGACCACCATCTAATAACCATATTACAGCATGGAGGGGCTCAGTGAAGGAGATGGTGAAGGTGTGTAAGTGTTGGATGGGTTTACACAGATTATAAAAAGACAACTGCCCGGCCTCATAATCCAGATAAACCCTGAGTGTATTTATGGTTATATTACTAGGTAACTGAAtctctttattgttatgtacCATTACATGTTGGGTTTCATGTCTTAGCAAACCCCAGGACTTGCTGTTCTTTCCAATCCGTGATTGATCCCATCCGGCCCTCACCATACTGGGATAACACATTCCAACTATCCAGTGGTCTGATTTACTAACAATCACATCCCAATAATGTCGCCCCGAGGAAAACCTCTGACTGCTTAACACCTGAGCACGATTCTGAAATCTCTTCGGCTTTTCCGGAACATTCTGCTTTATGTCCGACCACAAGACAATTTTCATATCCTTTGATAACAACAGATTGCTATGAGCTGTGTCCCTATCCAGTACAATGTCTGCAGCTTCctgtatattaaaacatatgtATTCTGTGGATATTATATTGGATAACTCTGTGTATAACGTGTGTGAGATCGAAGCCATGTTCAGATATCTTCCATCATGAAGGAGCTCCTCAAGTCTCTCTCTGTCCTCATCATCTCCATCCTCAGTATCACACAAGTCCCATGTGTGTGATTCCTGTAGGACAGTCAGTGGGTCAGTCATGTTACACAGCTCCTCAATGTGACCCATCTTCCTGGACAGCTCGTCCTTCTTTATTTCCAGCTGTTGGATCATATCAGACAATGATAGTGAAAGCTGCTCTTCCTGTCTGGAGATCTCACTCAGGACTCTCTTCTCCAGGTCTTCCAGCTGTCTCCTGAGGTCTCTGAACAAGGTAATGACTGTCCCAGTTGTATCAACTGCTTTTTCTTGTACTATCTTCCACTGTTTCTCCAGATTCTGGACTTTTTTCTCAGTCTCTTCTCTCTTTGTGATTAATGACGGTAAAAGTTTACTTAGTCtctgcttcttcttctcggaggcCTCATCCAGCATCTCCACCTTGTGTCCCTGGTGATCTCCGGCCAAGCTGCAGGACACACAGATACAGGCGGCATCGGCAGGGCAATAATATTCCAGAATCTTCTTATGGATGGAGCATTTCCTCTTCTCCATGGAAGTGGTGGGTTCAGTGAGGACATGTTCTGGTGACCTGCTGTGGACTTTCAGGTGATCATCACACATGTGAGATTCACACATCAGACATGACTTAACTGCAGAAACTGGAAAGTCGATGCAATAAGTACAGAAGTTCACACTCACGCTCTGATCTGGCTGAGAAGACTTTAAAGCATCCACTATATTACGCAGTGTTATGTTCCTCTGCAGTGCAGGCCGATCCTGAAACTCTGCTCTGCATTCAGGACAGGAATAACCTCCAGACCCCTCCTGTGTATCCAACACACAGTCTATACAAACATTGCAGAAGTTGTGTCCACATGTCAGGTTTACGGGATCGGTAAAAATACTCCCACAGATGGGACATTCCAGCTCAGCTCTCACGCCAGTCGCAGCCATCgataacaaaaaaagagagaaatgaaagtgaaagtTTCAGACTCATTGAAACTTGTAGGATTACTTCTACGTGCTTAGCTCAAGGCGTGGCTAACATTGCCTCTCCTTTTCTCTACAAGGAGATTTAGGCTAAGTATACACGTTTGagatttgtcattggaaaggaactttcactaTACTTTCCAtcgaaaaaagactgaaagacgCATGAACGaaactgtacatacagcactgatCTGCTCTTTGGGGAGGGGAGGGAGAATGAGAGAACgtcaccccgctgtgctctttccccttcacttgtcTTTCAGATAGCCGCTGTACATACCTCAGATTTTCATCCTATACCAGCCCTAAGGCAAGAATCAGACGATGTACGTAGCCTTGGACCGACAGATTCATATCGTACacacctttaaaaataaacacatttattttattttgccttcatacccataatgttaaaaaataaaataaaaacagtgactTAACATTGGCTTGATAatgactgaatgggagagcagagactcctgggatacctatgtcacctATACAGAAGGCTTCGGGTGCCTCCTTATGCTATGCATGCTTGATCCCATGTCTTCTCACGCATGAGCAGCACAATTGGCAGTGTGCAACAACCTGTGCAGCGTGAGATCAATtgacaagaaggaagaagatggaagaggatGGCGGGTcccggtgcttcctctgtgccgggtCATAGGAAGACTCCAGGACCAGATCAAAACCAGGTATGGAAGGATCGAGTCTCTGAAAGactgtaaaattttttttttattttaatgaaagtttatctttaACAATGTTTCAGGCAAGCCCTTGTCAGGAATTTTGGAGGTGCGTTCCTTCAACGCTGCCTGCAATACTGGAATCTGAAAAAGTAGTACTTATATCAAAATCACTGGAAAGCTAGATTGGACAAGGAACATGACAGCTATGTCCTGCCATGTTTTGGTCAGACTAAGAAATGTGTCACCAGAAGACATAGCTGTTATCTTACTTGTCCAGTATAGCTTTTTAGTGGTTATGACATTGTGGCATGCTTAGGATTGTAGAAGGAAAATCACCCAAGTACAGGGGGAAGATGCCTTTACAGGTGTCATGACAGGTGCTATAGGTGAAATATAAGGTCCAGGTGGTAACTGATCTTAGGAACGCCATAATGGAAGGCCATGGTATTGATTGCAGTGCCAAAAGCCTTAGACCCCCTTTTCAGGTCAACGAGCAGTAAATGTGATTAATCCCAAAGCAAAGCACATTGTGGATCTATCATTGGTGAAGTTTATCACATTCCTCTGGAGATGACTTCTTCACAAGCATAAGGTAGTGTAAGGAAGAGAACCCTAAGTCAGGAACCCATTCATCCAACATTACTCCACAAGGATACTGGGAATTGGCAATTCATCAATACCACTTAGAAGAATTTCCCAATGATAATACACTAACTATATCATTTTAACATATTCATTAccaaaatttacaattttaacaattttacaaatttaacAAGTTACATTGAATTACATATTTCCTTCATGCTCACTAGCTCTAATTTATTTTCAGTCTGAGCAAGTCTAATACCCACTATGGATTTACATGCGTCTGTTGCAGTTGATAATATTACTTATCTTTGTCTTATCACTCTATACATTGTACTAAgatgaaataataaacaatatatgcGTGGCTGATTAGGTTAGCATTATCGATTGTGTGTGGTACGTCTCCTATTCTGCCTGCCAAATTTCATCCAAGTATCCAGATGTTTTCTCATGCAATCTTCACCTGATTGTATATGTGTTATAAGTGCAATGGaaataatccagggaattgacacaggaattggaacaacACTGGACACAAAATTATAATCTGAAACTCCCTTCTCTTGCCTGTGGACTCATTCATTGACCTGGACTCTAAtaaacctctactgctgccattcaccaagccatctctgtgagTGCAttatcatatcccactcctggaactcaacaagcctagaagcctcactacaacccacattATAGGACTGTTTGCCACTTTGTAtattgtactcatatggttcccaatgtattaaaaatgtattattaacccTGCACTCTATTTGGTGGCTCTATTCCCTTCTATATGGAAAAAGTATGAGGACATCCGACCACACCTGACCATCTTCTATATGGAAAAAGTATGAGGACATCCAACCATAAAACCTGTTATATAGGAAAAGTAtgaggacacctgaccatcacaccttctACATAGGAAAAGTATgagaacacctgaccatcacactttCCATAGGGCACAAAATAAGAACACACCTGACAATCACACCTTCTGTATGTGAAAAGTATGAGAACAGCTGACTACCACACCCTCTGCAGCGTGCTGAATACAAAAGGCAACTGTTCTACAACAAGCATATGCGTCACACTCCAAACTTAGAAACGAAAAGccctttaaatacaaaataaaatataacacccaccaaaaaaaacttgaacccccagtaaataaaataaaaaacaaagaaaagacccaaatatatcaaaaaaggaacaagaaaagccCAGCAGCTCACAAGCAAGTCTTTTAgttaattcagaaaaaaaatctatagaattGTGAACTTGGAAACAACAAAGGATATGTAGCCCACCACATTGCAATAAACAGTGTAGAACATCTCTccctataaaaatgtttcttttcccaAATTGAT
This window harbors:
- the LOC140330444 gene encoding E3 ubiquitin/ISG15 ligase TRIM25-like, yielding MAATGVRAELECPICGSIFTDPVNLTCGHNFCNVCIDCVLDTQEGSGGYSCPECRAEFQDRPALQRNITLRNIVDALKSSQPDQSVSVNFCTYCIDFPVSAVKSCLMCESHMCDDHLKVHSRSPEHVLTEPTTSMEKRKCSIHKKILEYYCPADAACICVSCSLAGDHQGHKVEMLDEASEKKKQRLSKLLPSLITKREETEKKVQNLEKQWKIVQEKAVDTTGTVITLFRDLRRQLEDLEKRVLSEISRQEEQLSLSLSDMIQQLEIKKDELSRKMGHIEELCNMTDPLTVLQESHTWDLCDTEDGDDEDRERLEELLHDGRYLNMASISHTLYTELSNIISTEYICFNIQEAADIVLDRDTAHSNLLLSKDMKIVLWSDIKQNVPEKPKRFQNRAQVLSSQRFSSGRHYWDVIVSKSDHWIVGMCYPSMVRAGWDQSRIGKNSKSWGLLRHETQHVMVHNNKEIQLPSNITINTLRVYLDYEAGQLSFYNLCKPIQHLHTFTISFTEPLHAVIWLLDGGLKISGGRKSIGEIVPPKEIP